From a single Silene latifolia isolate original U9 population chromosome 6, ASM4854445v1, whole genome shotgun sequence genomic region:
- the LOC141658439 gene encoding GDSL esterase/lipase At1g71250-like: protein MNFISKTASMPYYCYISSLILMLHFKCSLAQFPGQQGQSSSPVSGMFAFGDSIIDSGNNNFLSSIAKSNYWPYGVDFSQGPTGRFCNGQTVIDLLGQRLGMSYLPAYADPTAVGLKIVSGVNYASAGAGILDETGRHWGARFSLSQQVVNFERTVDQLRNLIGGQNMTRYLQRSVAFMSFGSNDYINNYLLPSIYGSSINYRPPEFANLLLNHYARQLSALYDIGLRKFFLVGLAPIGCIPNQRGGGQAPPGRCLDPVNEMVGPFNEGLRALAVQLNANHPAAIFVYFNAYGVVGDILNNPASYGFTVVDIACCGLGQVTCLPAATPCPNRNQYVFWDAYHTTEAANAILAQRAFDDPQSDCFPINFHQLALI from the exons ATGAATTTTATTTCAAAAACAGCATCCATGCCTTACTACTGCTACATATCATCTTTGATCTTAATGCTTCATTTTAAATGCTCACTTGCTCAATTTCCGGGACAACAAGGCCAATCTTCGTCCCCAGTTTCCGGCATGTTTGCCTTTGGAGACTCTATTATTGATAGTGGAAATAATAACTTCCTTAGTTCTATTGCAAAATCTAATTACTGGCCTTATGGTGTTGATTTCAGTCAAGGTCCTACTGGACGTTTTTGTAATGGCCAGACTGTAATAGACTTGCTAG GACAAAGATTGGGTATGTCGTATCTTCCTGCATATGCTGATCCAACTGCAGTTGGCTTAAAGATCGTATCAGGAGTCAATTATGCGTCTGCAGGCGCCGGAATCCTAGATGAAACTGGCCGTCATTGG GGAGCTCGATTTAGCTTGAGCCAGCAGGTGGTAAACTTCGAAAGAACTGTAGATCAACTACGAAATTTGATAGGTGGACAAAATATGACACGGTATCTCCAAAGATCCGTAGCTTTCATGTCATTCGGTAGCAACGATTACATCAACAACTATCTTCTGCCATCTATCTATGGTTCAAGCATCAATTACAGACCTCCAGAATTCGCCAACCTTCTCTTAAATCATTATGCACGTCAACTTTCG GCATTATACGATATAGGACTGAGAAAGTTCTTCCTTGTCGGGCTGGCACCCATTGGTTGCATTCCGAATCAGAGAGGAGGGGGTCAAGCTCCACCAGGGCGATGCTTAGATCCAGTAAATGAGATGGTAGGCCCGTTTAATGAAGGTCTTAGAGCGCTTGCAGTGCAATTAAATGCTAACCATCCTGCTGCAATATTTGTGTACTTCAACGCATATGGTGTGGTTGGTGACATCCTCAACAACCCAGCTTCTTATG GATTTACAGTGGTGGACATAGCGTGTTGTGGACTAGGACAAGTAACGTGCTTGCCAGCAGCAACACCCTGTCCAAACAGGAATCAATATGTGTTCTGGGATGCTTATCATACTACCGAAGCCGCTAACGCCATCCTTGCTCAACGTGCTTTCGACGACCCTCAATCCGACTGTTTCCCTATCAATTTTCACCAATTAGCTCTCATTTAA
- the LOC141585825 gene encoding uncharacterized protein LOC141585825 isoform X2 yields MDDFGVLVKHYGINPKGKSAPMAASKQPPKSHNNHDSVNQDPNFFSHSFSKSNSGGGSLFPHQNDDIFGFNSTHNTQTYVSGDVFDRVFQMPTNNSGGGGGGGGGGFEFDMESMFKGSTDSGAKSSDVNGGDDIWGFSESSSSTVEVGNADLLSSDPVDDFWGKMAKLGLDQRGVKRLGENKGDNDDLLPGFGRSFTVNDRMKNGANGHGGSFTAKSDPKKTVSHKPQETNFFDFDVSIDGGSIQKEKMEKADMMFQTEATDLDSFFRPQTKKSTPISENSAMNTKFCEEPNLFSGTGFGTDKKVSPGVFPDDFSSIFEGSPASGVFQEREGESDERRNLRFASYLRAKARMEHAVAEMNQREFKAQQEQEEKHRLADAMDGEMKRWAAGKEGNLRALLSSLQQVLGPEFGWRPVSITDLITSSQVKIAYKRAALCVHPDKVQQRGANLEQKYVAEKAFDLLKEAWNKFSTEELR; encoded by the exons ATGGATGATTTTGGTGTTTTAGTTAAACATTATGGGATCAACCCTAAGGGCAAGTCTGCTCCTATGGCTGCATCTAAACAACCTCCCAAATCCCATAATAATCATGATTCTGTTAATCAAGATCCCAACTTTTTCTCACATTCCTTTTCAAAATCAAATTCTGGAGGTGGGTCTCTTTTTCCTCATCAAAATGATGATATTTTTGGGTTTAATTCAACTCACAATACTCAAACTTATGTTAGTGGGGATGTTTTTGATCGTGTGTTTCAAATGCCTACCAACAATTCTggtggaggtggaggaggaggaggaggagggttcgAGTTCGATATGGAATCCATGTTTAAGGGTTCAACAGATTCAGGCGCGAAATCTTCAGATGTTAATGGTGGTGATGATATATGGGGGTTTTCTGAGAGTAGTAGCAGCACTGTTGAGGTTGGTAATGCTGATTTGCTCTCCTCTGATCCCGTAGATGATTTTTGGGGGAAAATGGCTAAATTGGGTTTGGACCAAAGAGGTGTCAAGAGATTAGGAGAGAACAAAGGGGATAATGATGATTTACTACCTGGCTTTGGGAGGAGCTTTACCGTTAATGATAG GATGAAAAATGGCGCCAATGGGCATGGAGGTAGTTTTACAGCAAAGAGTGATCCAAAGAAGACAGTCAGTCACAAACCGCAGGAGACAAACTTTTTTGACTTTGATGTAAGCATAGATGGAGGTTCTATACAGAAAGAAAAGATGGAGAAGGCGGACATGATGTTCCAAACTGAAGCAACTGATCTAGATTCGTTTTTCAGACCTCAGACTAAAAAGAGTACACCTATATCAGAAAACTCAGCTATG AACACGAAATTTTGCGAGGAACCAAATTTGTTTTCTGGAACTGGATTTGGCACAGATAAGAAAGTTTCTCCAGGAGTTTTTCCTGATGATTTTTCTTCAATATTTGAAG GTTCACCAGCATCTGGAGTGTTTCaggaaagagaaggagaaagtgATGAGAGACGTAATCTAAGATTTGCAAGTTACCTAAGAGCTAAAGCGCGTATG GAACATGCTGTGGCTGAGATGAATCAACGTGAATTCAAAGCTCAGCAGGAGCAGGAAGAAAAACAT AGGCTTGCTGATGCCATGGACGGGGAGATGAAGAGATGGGCTGCTGGAAAAGAAGGAAATTTACGAGCGCTATTGTCATCTTTGCAACAG GTGCTCGGGCCAGAATTTGGTTGGCGACCTGTTTCTATAACCGACTTAATCACTTCATCTCAAGTTAAGATTGCATACAAGAGGGCTGCATTGTGTGTTCACCCCGATAAAGTTCAGCAGAGGGGTGCTAATCTTGAACAGAAATATGTTGCTGAAAAAGCTTTTGATCTATTGAAG GAAGCTTGGAATAAGTTTAGCACTGAGGAACTCCGGTAG
- the LOC141585823 gene encoding glycerol-3-phosphate acyltransferase 9-like — translation MSKLVKSRSELDLDQPNIEDYLPIASIPIPSQHLTLCDLLDISPTLTEAAGAIVDDTFTRCFKSNPPEPWNWNIYLFPIWCVGLAVRYLFLFPARVLILTLGWIIFLSLYFPVHFFLKTHDKLRKNLERSLVELICSFFVASWTGVIRYHGPRPCMRPKQVFVANHTSMIDFIILEQMTAFAVIMQKHPGWVGLLQSTILEGVGCIWFNRSEAKDREIISRKLREHVVGADNNPLLIFPEGTCVNNQYTVMFKKGAFELGCTVCPIAIKYNKIFVDAFWNSRKQSFTTHLLQLMTSWAVVCDVWYMEPQTLKPGETAIDFAERVRDMISVRAGLKKVPWDGYLKYSRPSPKHIERKQQSFAESILERLKKE, via the exons ATGAGCAAGCTAGTAAAATCAAGGTCTGAATTGGATTTGGATCAACCCAACATTGAAGATTATCTCCCTATTGCTTCCATTCCTATACCCTCTCAACACCTCACTTT ATGTGATTTGCTCGACATTTCgcctactttgactgaggctgCTGGTGCCATTGTTGAT GACACGTTCACACGTTGTTTCAAGTCAAATCCACCAGAACCATGGAACTGGAATATATATCTGTTTCCTATTTGGTGTGTCGGACTCGCTGTTAGATACTTGTTTCTTTTTCCTGCTag GGTTCTTATTTTAACCCTAGGCTGGATCATTTTTCTATCCCTCTACTTTCCAGTTCATtttttcctcaaaactcatgatAAGCTCAGGAAAAATTTGGAG AGGTCACTGGTTGAATTGATTTGCAGTTTCTTTGTTGCATCATGGACTGGGGTTATAAGGTACCATGGCCCACGCCCCTGTATGAGACCTAAGCAG GTGTTTGTGGCCAATCATACTTCCATGATCGATTTTATTATATTAGAACAGATGACTGCGTTTGCTGTTATCATGCAAAAGCATCCAGGATGGGTTG GTCTGCTGCAGAGCACCATCTTAGAGGGTGTTGGATGCATTTGGTTCAACCGATCTGAAGCAAAGGATCGTGAAATTATCTCTAGGAA GTTAAGAGAACATGTTGTAGGGGCTGACAATAATCCCCTTTTGATATTTCCTGAAGGAACGTGTGTGAACAATCAGTACACAGTTATGTTTAAGAAG GGTGCATTTGAACTTGGGTGCACTGTTTGTCCAATTGCAATCAAGTACAACAAAATTTTCGTTGACGCCTTCTGGAACAGCAGGAA GCAATCCTTCACAACACACCTTCTGCAACTAATGACGTCATGGGCTGTTGTTTGTGATGTTTGGTATATGGAGCCCCAGACTCTGAAGCCTGGAGAAACAGCAATCGATTTTGCAGAGAG AGTGAGAGACATGATATCAGTGAGAGCAGGTCTGAAAAAGGTTCCTTGGGATGGTTACTTAAAATATTCACGCCCGAGTCCCAAGCACATCGAACGCAA GCAACAGAGTTTCGCCGAATCTATACTGGAACGCTTGAAGAAAGAGTGA
- the LOC141585825 gene encoding uncharacterized protein LOC141585825 isoform X1: MDDFGVLVKHYGINPKGKSAPMAASKQPPKSHNNHDSVNQDPNFFSHSFSKSNSGGGSLFPHQNDDIFGFNSTHNTQTYVSGDVFDRVFQMPTNNSGGGGGGGGGGFEFDMESMFKGSTDSGAKSSDVNGGDDIWGFSESSSSTVEVGNADLLSSDPVDDFWGKMAKLGLDQRGVKRLGENKGDNDDLLPGFGRSFTVNDRAQASANMKDPGVSSLEELENFATHRMKNGANGHGGSFTAKSDPKKTVSHKPQETNFFDFDVSIDGGSIQKEKMEKADMMFQTEATDLDSFFRPQTKKSTPISENSAMNTKFCEEPNLFSGTGFGTDKKVSPGVFPDDFSSIFEGSPASGVFQEREGESDERRNLRFASYLRAKARMEHAVAEMNQREFKAQQEQEEKHRLADAMDGEMKRWAAGKEGNLRALLSSLQQVLGPEFGWRPVSITDLITSSQVKIAYKRAALCVHPDKVQQRGANLEQKYVAEKAFDLLKEAWNKFSTEELR; the protein is encoded by the exons ATGGATGATTTTGGTGTTTTAGTTAAACATTATGGGATCAACCCTAAGGGCAAGTCTGCTCCTATGGCTGCATCTAAACAACCTCCCAAATCCCATAATAATCATGATTCTGTTAATCAAGATCCCAACTTTTTCTCACATTCCTTTTCAAAATCAAATTCTGGAGGTGGGTCTCTTTTTCCTCATCAAAATGATGATATTTTTGGGTTTAATTCAACTCACAATACTCAAACTTATGTTAGTGGGGATGTTTTTGATCGTGTGTTTCAAATGCCTACCAACAATTCTggtggaggtggaggaggaggaggaggagggttcgAGTTCGATATGGAATCCATGTTTAAGGGTTCAACAGATTCAGGCGCGAAATCTTCAGATGTTAATGGTGGTGATGATATATGGGGGTTTTCTGAGAGTAGTAGCAGCACTGTTGAGGTTGGTAATGCTGATTTGCTCTCCTCTGATCCCGTAGATGATTTTTGGGGGAAAATGGCTAAATTGGGTTTGGACCAAAGAGGTGTCAAGAGATTAGGAGAGAACAAAGGGGATAATGATGATTTACTACCTGGCTTTGGGAGGAGCTTTACCGTTAATGATAG AGCTCAGGCTTCTGCAAATATGAAGGATCCGGGTGTTTCATCTCTTGAAGAACTTGAAAATTTTGCCACACACAGGATGAAAAATGGCGCCAATGGGCATGGAGGTAGTTTTACAGCAAAGAGTGATCCAAAGAAGACAGTCAGTCACAAACCGCAGGAGACAAACTTTTTTGACTTTGATGTAAGCATAGATGGAGGTTCTATACAGAAAGAAAAGATGGAGAAGGCGGACATGATGTTCCAAACTGAAGCAACTGATCTAGATTCGTTTTTCAGACCTCAGACTAAAAAGAGTACACCTATATCAGAAAACTCAGCTATG AACACGAAATTTTGCGAGGAACCAAATTTGTTTTCTGGAACTGGATTTGGCACAGATAAGAAAGTTTCTCCAGGAGTTTTTCCTGATGATTTTTCTTCAATATTTGAAG GTTCACCAGCATCTGGAGTGTTTCaggaaagagaaggagaaagtgATGAGAGACGTAATCTAAGATTTGCAAGTTACCTAAGAGCTAAAGCGCGTATG GAACATGCTGTGGCTGAGATGAATCAACGTGAATTCAAAGCTCAGCAGGAGCAGGAAGAAAAACAT AGGCTTGCTGATGCCATGGACGGGGAGATGAAGAGATGGGCTGCTGGAAAAGAAGGAAATTTACGAGCGCTATTGTCATCTTTGCAACAG GTGCTCGGGCCAGAATTTGGTTGGCGACCTGTTTCTATAACCGACTTAATCACTTCATCTCAAGTTAAGATTGCATACAAGAGGGCTGCATTGTGTGTTCACCCCGATAAAGTTCAGCAGAGGGGTGCTAATCTTGAACAGAAATATGTTGCTGAAAAAGCTTTTGATCTATTGAAG GAAGCTTGGAATAAGTTTAGCACTGAGGAACTCCGGTAG
- the LOC141585824 gene encoding heat shock 70 kDa protein 18-like — translation MEQKDDVWPAVGIDLGTTYSCVAIWQHNRVEIITNDQGNRTTPSCVAFAHNNRLVGDAAKNQLTLNPTNTIFDTKRLIGRRYSDQTVQNDIKLWPFKVIPHPDSQDKDPMIEVTYKGEHKHFTPQEISAMILVKLKDMAESHLGSQVNNAVVTVPAYFTDSQRQATKDAGLIAGLNVMRIINEPTAAAIAYGLDHHVPDNQLLARKNILVFDVGGGTLDVSLVSVSKHVFEVRAVSGDTHLGGEDFDNRMVSHFVQEFNKKHSVDISDNPRALGRLLLACERAKRTLSVTTEATIEIDCLFDGIDFISTVTRARFERLNMDLFRKCIDLVAQCLSDAKIDKTDVDDVVLIGGSTRIPKIQQMLQRFFNGKELCKGINPDEAVAYGAAVQAATLTGVCLDKDDDFVLVDVTSLSLGIELYGGEMRVVIPRNTVIPTEKMIGNLTTVHDNQTSAHFKVYEGERCMAQNNNLLGEFNLSDIPRAPKGVPKLKASFNIDENGILTVTGEDTDTGNKKTVTVTNCSRLSKEDLNRVLKEAEKYRVEEQQYENLVKAKNTIENYANSVWDIATIYGEMVGIDCQTLKNVEDEIEKTYQWLDWNVELVEASNYVDRLRELKNISEPFVSRCCIFCCRHAEDEDVDVEELRSMIASRFNGGDKCTSLMNDLSMQKHKTD, via the exons ATGGAGCAAAAAGATGATGTATGGCCGGCTGTAGGAATCGATCTAGGGACAACCTACTCTTGTGTCGCCATCTGGCAGCACAACCGTGTTGAGATTATCACCAACGATCAGGGAAACCGAACAACACCCTCTTGTGTCGCCTTTGCCCACAACAACCGCCTTGTTGGTGATGCTGCTAAGAACCAACTAACTCTCAACCCTACCAACACCATCTTCG ATACAAAGAGACTCATAGGCCGCAGATATAGCGACCAAACAGTACAGAATGACATTAAACTTTGGCCTTTTAAGGTCATTCCCCATCCCGATTCTCAAGACAAGGACCCAATGATAGAGGTCACCTACAAGGGTGAACACAAGCACTTTACTCCTCAGGAAATATCTGCTATGATACTCGTCAAGTTGAAAGACATGGCAGAGTCCCATCTTGGCTCCCAAGTTAACAACGCTGTCGTTACTGTTCCTGCTTACTTTACTGATTCTCAGCGTCAGGCTACAAAAGATGCTGGACTTATTGCTGGACTTAATGTTATGAGGATTATTAACGAGCCTACTGCAGCTGCCATTGCATATGGTCTTGACCACCATGTTCCCGACAATCAACTACTCGCTAGAAAAAACATTCTGGTTTTCGATGTTGGTGGCGGGACCTTGGATGTGTCTTTAGTGTCTGTCTCAAAACATGTCTTTGAAGTTAGAGCAGTTAGTGGGGACACCCATCTTGGTGGTGAAGATTTCGACAACAGAATGGTGTCTCATTTTGTGCAGGAATTTAACAAAAAGCATAGTGTAGACATTAGTGACAACCCTAGAGCTCTTGGGAGATTGCTACTCGCCTGTGAGAGAGCCAAAAGAACGCTTTCTGTCACTACTGAGGCTACTATTGAGATTGACTGTCTCTTTGATGGCATCGATTTTATTTCAACCGTAACACGAGCTAGATTCGAGAGGTTGAATATGGATTTATTCAGGAAGTGTATTGATCTTGTGGCTCAGTGTTTGAGTGATGCTAAGATAGACAAGACCGATGTTGATGATGTGGTTCTTATTGGCGGATCAACCCGGATACCCAAGATCCAGCAGATGTTGCAGCGTTTTTTCAATGGGAAGGAGCTCTGCAAAGGTATTAACCCAGATGAGGCGGTTGCCTACGGGGCTGCCGTACAGGCTGCCACCTTGACAGGGGTGTGTTTGGACAAGGATGATGACTTTGTATTGGTGGATGTAACCTCTTTATCTCTTGGAATTGAGCTCTATGGTGGCGAGATGAGAGTAGTCATTCCTCGTAATACCGTCATCCCAACAGAAAAGATGATCGGAAACCTCACGACAGTCCACGACAATCAGACTTCAGCCCATTTTAAGGTGTACGAGGGTGAAAGATGCATGGCACAGAACAACAATTTGCTCGGGGAATTCAACCTCTCGGACATTCCCCGAGCACCCAAAGGTGTCCCCAAGCTCAAGGCCTCCTTCAACATTGATGAAAACGGTATCCTCACCGTCACTGGAGAGGACACCGACACAGGAAACAAGAAAACGGTCACTGTTACTAACTGTAGCAGGTTGTCAAAGGAGGATCTCAATCGAGTATTGAAAGAGGCTGAGAAATATCGGGTTGAGGAACAACAATATGAGAATTTAGTCAAAGCTAAGAACACTATAGAAAACTATGCCAATAGCGTGTGGGATATTGCGACAATTTACGGGGAGATGGTAGGAATTGATTGCCAAACTCTGAAAAATGTGGAGGATGAGATCGAGAAGACGTATCAGTGGCTGGATTGGAATGTTGAGCTTGTAGAGGCTTCTAACTATGTTGACAGGTTGCGAGAACTCAAGAATATAAGTGAGCCATTTGTGTCAAGGTGTTGTATCTTCTGTTGTCGACATGCTGAAGATGAAGATGTGGATGTGGAGGAGCTGCGTTCCATGATAGCGAGCAGATTTAATGGTGGGGATAAATGTACAAGCTTGATGAATGATCTAAGTATGCAGAAACATAAAACTGATTGA